The following nucleotide sequence is from Flavobacterium sp. N1736.
GTATTTGTATTTGCACCTCCATTTATATACAAATCAAGCTTACTGCCAAAGATTCCAGGTCCACCATGTCCTATACGAAATTCAGCATTTTCAGGATAGGCGTAATTTGCTGTACCATTTCTGGATAATTTAAGAACCGATTTAGTTGGAGCCGTTTGTTCTAGTGGTCTACTATCACTTAATTCATTAATTTCAAGAACACTTATTGGACTTGAATTTGAGACTACTAAATTCCCATTCACAATTTGATTTCCTGCAAAAGTATTTGTTCCTCTCGTCGCCAACTCATTCCATGCAGGATTTAGTTCACCACTGGTTTTTCTGAAAAACAATCTATCATTTTCTGTATATGAAGAAGCAAGTTCGAATTGAAACACATTATTAGGATTTCCGTGCCTAATCACAAAAAGATGATTCCATGTATGACTTGTATCAGGAATTCCGCCAATGGCATTGAAACCGCTGTATACACCTGAATTAATCGCCCCAGTATAATTACTTATGCCAGGTGCTAAACCATCACCAATTTGTTGGGCTGATCCTGATATTGCTGAAAATAATGTAAGAAGTAATGTTGTAATTTTTTTCATTAATGAGCTATTTATATAATTAGATTTTATTTGAGTTTTTGTTCTAGTATCGCAAGTCTTTCAGATAATAACTTTAAAGATTTATTTTCTTCTTTTAAATCTTGAATTTCTTTTGATTGCTGAATTGTATACAACGTCAATTCTTCAATTTTTTGTAAAAGTTTTGCATTCATTTCACCTAAATTAATTCCGTTTTTAAGTACTTCTTCCTCGCTTGGTATATTTTCTAAATGCCCTTTTTCTTTTATATGATTTTCAACTTCTGCAAGTGTTGGCAAATTATATTCTTTTTTAACACAAAATCAGACCAGCCAATCATATCTACTTTTACTTCTTTGGAATGAATTGTTCCGTTTACGTCTAATTTGTTATTTGGATTTATAATTCCGATACCTACATTTCCATTGTAATTCCAAGTCATTACATGTTGATCGGGTATAGAATTTGTATTTGAACCTCCGTTTATATACAAATCGAGTTTACTCCCATACACACTTCCTCCACCGTGTCCAATACGAAATTCGGCATTTTCAGGATAGGAGTAATTTAGCGTTCCACTTCTGGATAATTTAAGTACCGATTTAGTTGGTACTGTCTGTCCTTGTGGTTTACTATCGCTAACTTCCAAAACTTCAAGAGCACTTTTAGGGCTTGAATTTGAAACAATTAAATCCCCATTTATGCTTTGACTTCCGTTAAAAGTGTTTGCACCTCTTGTTGCAATTTCAATCCAGGTTGGATTTAAGGGTGTTAAATCACTACTTACTATTTTCCTAAAAAATAATCTGTCATTTTCTGCAAATGAAGAAGCAATTTGTAATTGATGATTATTAATTGAATTTGCGTGTCTAATTACAAATAGATGCTGATGTCCGCCATAAGATAAATCAGGAACTCCACCTGTATGATTTACACCTCCAAATACTCCTGATTTTAGCAAGCCACCAAAGTCATTTATCATTGGAGCATATCCGTCACCAATTTGTTGGGCCAATCCTGTTATTGTAAAAAATAGTGTAGCAAGTATTGCAAGATGTTTTTTCATTAAAAGTATTTTTTCGATTAAAATTTTCGTAAAAATAATCATATCAAAATATTATCTATTATTATTTACGCAATTTATCTTACTAATATTGCATTAGTATGTTTTAAAAAAAATTATCACTCAAACCAAAAGCAATCTACTTTAAAAAAAATAATGCTAATTTTGCGTTATGATTAAAATAACGTTAATTGGTTCCGGAAATGTCGCACAGCATTTGATAAAAGCTTTCGCCAAAAGTGAAGCTATCGAAATTGTACAAGTGTTTTCCCGAAAAAAAGAAACTTTAAGTGGTGTAATTGAATTTGATAAAATTACAAGCGATTTCGAGGACTTAAAAGAGGCAGATTTATATATTATCGCCGTTAGTGATAACGCAATCGCCGAAGTTTCAGCACAATTACCTTTCAACAATCAGCTTGTTGTTCATACTTCAGGAGCGGCTTCAATTGATACTTTAGATGCAAAAAACCGAAAAGGTGTTTTTTATCCCCTGCAAACTTTTTCTAAAAACAAAGATGTTGATTTTTCAATAATTCCGATTTGTGTGGAATCTGAAAATACATTTGATTTTCGTGTTTTAGATACAGTGGCAAAAAGCATTTCAAAAGCAGTTTTTCCAATAAATTCAGAGCAGCGCAAAGCACTTCATGTTGCAGCGGTTTTTGTAAACAATTTCACCAATCATTTATATCAGATTGGTCAGGAAATTTGCGAAGAAAATCAGGTTCCTTTCGAAATTTTAAAACCTTTAATTCAGGAAACCGCTGATAAAATAAATACATTAAATCCAGTTGATGCCCAAACCGGTCCTGCAAAACGGAATGATTCGACTACAATTGAGGCACATTTGAAGTATTTAACGAATAAAAATCAAAAAAACATCTATAAAATACTAACACAATCTATACAAAATAATGGCAAAGAATTATAAAGAAATAATGAACGACATCACAACATTTGTTTTTGATGTTGATGGCGTACTTACAGACAGTTCTGTTTTTGTAACCAATGAAGGAGAAATTCTTCGCACGATGAATATTCGTGACGGTTATGCGATGAAAGCGGCTGTTGAAAGCGGCTTTAATGTTTGTATTATTTCTGGCGGAAGCAATGAAGGCGTGCGCGTTAGACTTCAAAATTTAGGCATCACCGATATTCATTTAGGAACTCCTGATAAAGTTGAAACTTTTAAGAAATATACTGATCTTTACAACATAAAACCAGAGCAAGTATTATATATGGGTGATGATATTCCTGATTTTCATGTTATGAAATTAGTAGGATTACCAACTTGTCCGCAAGATGCAAGCCCTGAAATTAAAAATATTTGCCGCTATATTTCGCACGTAAAAGGCGGAAAAGGTGCTGCAAGAGACGTAATCGAACAAGTAATGAAAGTGCAGGGAAAATGGATGGAATATTTTAACGGGAAACATGATTAAGATAATTATGAATTATGAATTGTTAATTGTTAATTGTTAATTATTAATTCGTAAGTCTAAAAATCTTTGTCCCTTTGCCCCTCTGAACCTTAGAACCTTCAAAAAAAATGAAATACCTCAAACTCATTCGTTACCAAAACCTTTTAATGCTGGCTTTTATGCAGCTTTTATTTCGTTATGCTTTTTTAAAACAACAGGATATTCCTTTGGCTCTCGCCGACTGGCAATACGGATTATTGGTTTTAAGTACTGTTTTATTGGCTGCAGCCGGATATGTAATTAACAATATTCTTGACGTTGCAACGGATACCATTAATAAACCCAATAATGTTGTAATTGGAAAAGGAATTTCTGAAACCAGAGGTTACAATATTTATATCGCATTAAATATCACCGGCGTTGCGATTGGCTGTTATTTATCAAATGTGATCATGAGACCAACGTTTGCTGTAATTTCTATATTCATCGCATCGGTGCTTTATTTTTATTCTACAAACCTAAAGCAAATCATGATTTTAGGAAATTTTGTAGTCGCTGCAATACTATCATTTAGCGTTATAGTTATTGGTGTTTTTGATCTTTTTCCGGCTACAAATGCAGAGAATCAGGCGCAAATGGCAAGTATGTTTTCAATATTAATTGATTACGCTTTATTTGCTTTTATGATTAATTTTATTCGTGAAATAGTGAAGGATATCGAAGATGTAGATGGCGATTATAATCAGGGAATGAATACTTTGCCAATTGCGATTGGAAAAAGCAGAACTACAAAAATAGTTCTGGGATTTGCGATTATTCCGTTTATATTATGTTTGCTTTACATCGATAAATACTTTCTTGAAAACAATTTGTATATCGTTACCTTATATGCTTTTGCTTTTGTTTTGGCACCGCTTTTATATTTTATTGTAAAAATTTTTACCGCAAAATCACAAAAAGACTTTCATCATTTGAGTACCGTTTTAAAACTGATATTACTTTTCGGAATTTTATCTATTTTGGTTATTACCTTAAATATCAAGTACAATGCTTAAAGAAAAATTAAAAAAATATAGTTTGATTCTGGCTTCGGGATCACCGCGCAGACAACAATTTTTTAAAGATCTGGATCTGGATTTCGAAATTAGACTGAAAGATATTGAAGAAATTTATCCGCCGGAATTAAAAGCGGTTGAAATTACTGATTATCTGGCTGAATTAAAAGCCGGTGCTTTTGAAGGCGAACTAAAACCAAACGAAATTTTAGTAACCAGCGACACAATTGTATGGCATCAAAATAAAGCTTTGGGAAAACCAAAAAGTGCTCAGGAAGCTTTTGAAATGATTAAATCAATGTCGAATACAACTCATGAAGTAATTACGTCCGTTTGTTTTAAAACAGATACTTCTTCTACTCTTTTGAACGATATTACAAAAGTAACTTTCAATGACTTGTCTGATGAAGCTATTTTATATTACATCGAAAACTACAAACCTTATGATAAAGCAGGTGCTTATGGCATTCAGGAATGGTTTGGTTTTATGGCAGTTGCAAAAGTAGAAGGTTCTTATACCAATGTCATGGGTTTGCCAACAGCTAAAGTTTATGAATATTTGAGTACTTTAGTGTAAAATTTTATTTATGTTTTCTTTCAAAGAATATAGCCAGGAAATAGCATCCACCATAATTCTTCTTTTGACTTTAATTGCTTTACGTGTTATAATTGCAAAATTAATTCGTCGTTTTGCGCATTCAAGCCAATTGCTGGAACATCGCACTAATTTAGTTATAAAATACATTCATGTCTTAATGAATATATTGGTAACCATTAGTCTGGTTGTAATTTGGGGAGTTGATACCAAAGATATTTTCATTACTGTTTCGTCAATTGCAACTGTAATTGGTGTGGCTATGTTTGCACAATGGTCGATTTTGAGCAATATTACTTCTGGAATGATTTTGTTTTTTTCGTTTCCTTTTAGAATTGGTGATACTATTAAAATTCATGATAAAGATTTTCCCATCGAAGCTGAAATTGAAGACATCAGCGCTTTTCATGTTAATTTAAAAACCAAAGACGGCGAAAAAATCATTTATCCAAACAATTTATTATTGCAAAAAGGAATTTCGATTATGCCTTCACATTATGAAGAAAAAGAGTTTTTTGATTAAAATTTGTAATGGGAATCTTGTAAAGTAATAGAGGAAACCTACAACAGTATATTTCGAATAAAATAGGAATTTTGTTTATCTAAACCTAATTTCAGTACCATGATTCGAACTATAAAATTGCCATTTTATGCTAAACTTTCCTTTATTCTTATAAGCTTACTTTGCTTTGCATTTATTTTTTGTATCGGAAAAGATATCATTACACCCGTTTTGATGGCCTTTTTATTTGCCGTTTTATTACTCCCGCTTTTTACACTTTTAAATGTCAGACTTAAATTTCCGCGGCATCTCGCAGCGATTACCTGCGTTTTAATATTTGCCGCCACTATTATTGGTATATTAATTTTTATATCCTACGAGGTTAAAGATATTGCCAACGATTTTGATACTATAAAAAAGAACACAAATACTTTTATAACCGAGATTCATAAATTTGTAAAAGAGAATTTTCATATTAGTATTGGCGAACAAAAAAAATACCTTGATACAGTTACCAAAGATTCTGTAAAAAATAGTGGTGCCGTTACTTTAGGTTCTGCCATATTATCCATAACAGATTTACTTTTAGATTGTACTATTATCCCCATTTATACGTTTCTGTTTTTGCTTTATAAAGATCATTTTATTCTTTTTCTGGCAAAATTAATCAGCAAGGAAAATCATCCTGCATTAAAAGATATATTGGGACAAATACGAGTTTCTATAAACAATTACATCGTTAGTTTATTAATCGAAATGATTGTAGTTTCAGTCCTGACCGTTTAGGACTTTGGATTGTAGGGGTGAAATATTTTATTCTTTTAGGATTAATAACCGGAATTTTAAACCTGATTCCTTATATAGGTATTACAATTGCGGGTATTATAACTCTTTTAGCTTCTTTATCCGGAACACCGGAAACATCAGTGTTTTTAAGCATTTTAATTGTTAATGTGATCGTACAATTGATTGATAATAATTTACTTGTGCCCTTAATTATTAATTCTAAAGTAGAAATTAATGCTTTTGTATCCATTATGGGAATTATTATTGGCGGTGCCGCTGCGGGAATTTCAGGAATGTTTTTGGCAATTCCGCTTTTGGCGATTCTGAAAATTATTTTTGAAAGAATTGAATCTTTAGAACCCTGGGGTTATTTAATGGGAAATCATATGCCTAAAAAGTTTACGTGGAGAATACGAAAATTAAAAATCGAAAAAGTTAATAATTAATCGATTTAAAAAATATGAGTCATATTTATCTTATATTTCATGTAAAAAACTACCTGTACAAAGCCAAAAATTATTTAATGCACCGCAACTTAAAAATAATAATTTCTATTACATTATGCCTCTTCATGCAGAGCATTTGCGCGCAGGTAGATAAACAAAAAAAAGAGCCTAAAAAAGATAGTACCGAAGTGTATAATAAAATTCGGAACTATTCTAAAAAAAATAATTTTACCAAAACCCTGCACAAATTACTTTTTAGAGCCAATAGACCTAAAAAGAGAGAAGCCATAATTTTGGATAGAGACAGTACGCGTTACGATGGTAAAATTATCAGAAAAATTAATGTAGTAACCCTCGATCCGTTTGGACATTCGATAGCAGATACTACAACAATGCCAAGAAACTGGGGCGAAAGAACGGGTAATAAACTTCATCTTAAAACAAAAAAAATAGCGATTTATAATTTATTACTGTTTAAACGAAATGCTCCGTACGATTCTTATAAAGTACAGGAATCTGAGCGTCTTATACGTTCGCAGCGATACGTGTCGGCAGTAAGAATTACAAAAAAATTGGCCAGTCCGGCATCAGATTCTGTAGATGTTACCATTCGGGTTTTAGATTCTTGGAGTACAATTCCCAGATTTTCAATATCAGGCAATCGTGTTTCGGTTGGATTTAAGGAAAAAGATTTTTTTGGATCCGGGCAACAGCTTGAATACCGTTTTACAAATCGTTTTGAAGATGGTCAAAATGGTAATGATATTACGTATACTGTACCTAATATTAAAAATACGTATATAGGTACAACGCTTAAATATAATATGGATCTGGATAACAATTACAGCAAAAGTATTAATATTGAAAGAGCCTTTTATTCTCCGTTGACTAAATGGGCGGGCGGAATGTATTTTGCACAAAATTATAGAAAAGATACGCTACAAGCGCCTTTGCCGGATACAACATACGCTTTTCAGTCTTTTAAAAATAATGTTCAGGATTTTTGGGTAGGAAAAGCCACAAAAGTTTTTGAAGATGATAATAATGGAATTACGAATTTAATAGTATCGGCACGATTTTTAAATTTAGATTACACAGAAAGTCCATCCGATTTATATGATCCGACACATTTTTATTCTGATGAAAAACTTCTTTTAAGCGGAATTGGAATTAATACCCGAAAATTCGTCAAAGACAGTTATATTTTTAGAAATGGCGTGACAGAAGACGTACCTATTGGAAGAATTTATGGTATAACGCTCGGTTATCAATACAAAAATAAATATTGGCGGCCTTATGCGGGCGCTCAGTTTTCTTTTGGAAATTATTATGACTGGGGATTTTTAAGTACCAATTTTGAAGCCGGAACTTACTTTCATCAGTCAAAAACATATCAGACATCTTTTTTATTCGAATCTAATTATTTTACAAAATTATATACGATCGGAAACTGGAAATTAAGACAATTCGTGAATCCTAAATTTGTTTTGGGTATAAATCGTGAAGAAATTATTGGCGATGAACTTAATATAAACGAACAAAATGGTCTTGCAGGTTTTAATACAGCGTTGTACGGAACCAGCAAAGCGGTTTTATCATTGCAAACGCAAACCTATTCTCCGCATGCTTTATGGGGATTTCGTATGAATCCGTTTTTTAATTATTCGATTGCTGTGTTAGGAAGTCAAAATGATGCTATGTTTAATAATAAAGCCTATTCTAAAATCACTTTGGGTTTATTGATCAGTAATGACTATTTGGTATTCAGTTCCTTTCAATTATCCTTGTCATACTATCCAAGTATTCCACTACAGGGAGATAACGTATTCAAAACCAATACAGTTGAAACTTCAGATTTTGGTTTACAAAATTTTGAGCTGGCAAAACCAAGAATTGTAGAATACAAATAGTCTTTTTAAAAGAAAAATTGCTGTCTTGTTTCTGCATAAAAAAATCAAAAAAAATGAAATTTTTAAAGTTTTCGTAAATATTTAAAAATTAGACAATTCCACACACAGTAAGGCTTAAACATCGACGAAGCGCATACTTTATTCGTCAAAATACATTTGGTTTTTATTTTTGGCACAATATATGAATATCGGTAAATAGGATTACGATTAACATAAAAACTAAAAAAAATGAAAACAATTAAAATAGCAATCGCAGGATTATTTCTTTTGGTTGCAAGTGCCACACAAGCCCAAGTATCAGTAAACGTAAATATTGGAACACCACCAGCTTGGGGACCATCTGGTTACGCTGAAATGGAATATTATTATTTGCCGGATATTGAAGCATATTATGATGTTAGAGCTTCACAATTTATTTATTTTGGAGGCGGAAGATGGGTTAGAACAACGCGTTTACCAAGACAATATCGTAATTATGATTTGTACAATGGATATAAAGTAGTTTTGAATGACTATCACGGCAGAACTCCTTATACTTATTTTGACAGACACAGAGTAACCTATTATAAAGGATACCACGGTGCGCAACAAAGACCATACAGACCAAGACCGGTTTATGGTTATAATGAGCATAGAAACTACAAACACAACGATAACAGAAATCATGATAAACATGATAGACATGATCGTGATGACCATCATAACGATCACCATGATGACCACCACGGACATGGAAGAAGATAAATTACCAATAAGAGCATCAAAACTGATGCTCTTTTTTTATTGGCAATTATGTATAAAATTCAACATTAACATTTCGTTTAAATAATCTTCAAAAATATAATTAGTATTTTTGAGGCACTTTAAAAAAACACCAACGATACGCTATGCGAAAAATTCAGTTACTAATTCTTCTGCTTTTTTTTACGGGAATTTCTATTTCTTTTGCACAACAACCACAAAAACCAAGTTCTGTAGAAATTTATAATCAAATCAAGAAACTAAATTTCCTGGGATCAGTGCTTTATATTGCGGCACATCCAGATGACGAAAATACCCGTTTAATCTCCTATATGGCAAATGAAATGAATGCCAGAACAGGATATTTGTCATTAACTCGTGGCGATGGCGGACAAAACCTGATTGGACCGCAATTGCGTGAATTATTGGGTGTTATAAGAACTCAGGAATTGATAGAAGCCCGAAAAATAGACGGCGGAGAACAGTTTTTTTCGCGTGCCAATGATTTTGGTTTCTCTAAAAATCCGGATGAAACATTACAAATTTGGGATAAAGACAAAGTTCTTGCAGATGTTGTCTGGACAATTAGAAAATTTCAACCGGATGTAATTATCAATCGATTCGACCATCGCTCG
It contains:
- a CDS encoding Rossmann-like and DUF2520 domain-containing protein, which translates into the protein MIKITLIGSGNVAQHLIKAFAKSEAIEIVQVFSRKKETLSGVIEFDKITSDFEDLKEADLYIIAVSDNAIAEVSAQLPFNNQLVVHTSGAASIDTLDAKNRKGVFYPLQTFSKNKDVDFSIIPICVESENTFDFRVLDTVAKSISKAVFPINSEQRKALHVAAVFVNNFTNHLYQIGQEICEENQVPFEILKPLIQETADKINTLNPVDAQTGPAKRNDSTTIEAHLKYLTNKNQKNIYKILTQSIQNNGKEL
- a CDS encoding KdsC family phosphatase produces the protein MAKNYKEIMNDITTFVFDVDGVLTDSSVFVTNEGEILRTMNIRDGYAMKAAVESGFNVCIISGGSNEGVRVRLQNLGITDIHLGTPDKVETFKKYTDLYNIKPEQVLYMGDDIPDFHVMKLVGLPTCPQDASPEIKNICRYISHVKGGKGAARDVIEQVMKVQGKWMEYFNGKHD
- a CDS encoding geranylgeranylglycerol-phosphate geranylgeranyltransferase, encoding MKYLKLIRYQNLLMLAFMQLLFRYAFLKQQDIPLALADWQYGLLVLSTVLLAAAGYVINNILDVATDTINKPNNVVIGKGISETRGYNIYIALNITGVAIGCYLSNVIMRPTFAVISIFIASVLYFYSTNLKQIMILGNFVVAAILSFSVIVIGVFDLFPATNAENQAQMASMFSILIDYALFAFMINFIREIVKDIEDVDGDYNQGMNTLPIAIGKSRTTKIVLGFAIIPFILCLLYIDKYFLENNLYIVTLYAFAFVLAPLLYFIVKIFTAKSQKDFHHLSTVLKLILLFGILSILVITLNIKYNA
- a CDS encoding Maf-like protein, which codes for MLKEKLKKYSLILASGSPRRQQFFKDLDLDFEIRLKDIEEIYPPELKAVEITDYLAELKAGAFEGELKPNEILVTSDTIVWHQNKALGKPKSAQEAFEMIKSMSNTTHEVITSVCFKTDTSSTLLNDITKVTFNDLSDEAILYYIENYKPYDKAGAYGIQEWFGFMAVAKVEGSYTNVMGLPTAKVYEYLSTLV
- a CDS encoding mechanosensitive ion channel family protein, with product MFSFKEYSQEIASTIILLLTLIALRVIIAKLIRRFAHSSQLLEHRTNLVIKYIHVLMNILVTISLVVIWGVDTKDIFITVSSIATVIGVAMFAQWSILSNITSGMILFFSFPFRIGDTIKIHDKDFPIEAEIEDISAFHVNLKTKDGEKIIYPNNLLLQKGISIMPSHYEEKEFFD
- a CDS encoding AI-2E family transporter produces the protein MIRTIKLPFYAKLSFILISLLCFAFIFCIGKDIITPVLMAFLFAVLLLPLFTLLNVRLKFPRHLAAITCVLIFAATIIGILIFISYEVKDIANDFDTIKKNTNTFITEIHKFVKENFHISIGEQKKYLDTVTKDSVKNSGAVTLGSAILSITDLLLDCTIIPIYTFLFLLYKDHFILFLAKLISKENHPALKDILGQIRVSINNYIVSLLIEMIVVSVLTV
- a CDS encoding AI-2E family transporter — protein: MKYFILLGLITGILNLIPYIGITIAGIITLLASLSGTPETSVFLSILIVNVIVQLIDNNLLVPLIINSKVEINAFVSIMGIIIGGAAAGISGMFLAIPLLAILKIIFERIESLEPWGYLMGNHMPKKFTWRIRKLKIEKVNN